GTGTTCGCTGCAAGTATTCCAAGTTAGCTAGCCGTGTGGTTCATGGCGGCGGCGAATGCTTCTGGCACCGCTATTAAGGCGATAAtagccttagatgcgtcatcaaatgcgaaagttgaccgtcggtggcgtcaacaggagcgatgcaaaaaaaaaaaaagtgatcacagtcgacgtgacgtcacagatcggcaaaatttgtgatgtcaccatgacgtcacgtggcgtTGTCATCACACAacatatcgtcgcttggtcaaaagggggccagtcacggaggcagtgcaaaaccaggtgaagtgtagaaagctttcgcagtgcggtgggggaggatcagtacaacGACTGACATGAAAAAGCATAAttcatggctttcgccttcaagtcatcttagaCGAATGCACAAGGGGCCCTGCGAGTTCTTGAAATACAACTTCAAAAGTAAAACAACCTGTGTCGAGTAATTCTCAGGATCTTAATCGGCAACATTTGGAAACTACGCCACAGCTGTTTCGTGAGAGACAATTTTTTTAGTTGCCAATTTTTTGTGCGTAATAATAACATTGTGTCAAGTCTGAGCATATTCCAATGATGTGCAAAATAGTTTTGCTTACACAGGTATGCAGAGAACTGCAACTGTATCATTCACTATATTTCCCTGTTTGAGAGATGACCAAATATTGCAAGGGTAAGTTTCTCGCCATaggttaaaaaaagtcacagtttcgccgcaagggcgaaacaatgaatgcgatagctagaAAAGCAGAccgtgatgaacgcgctgctacgctgcacaaACATCTACCACCGGCAGCTACAAcgcacgagcagacagcggaagggcaaggttcaccctgcgcaaatattagaagaagcgagcgagctggccgacgacttttaaatgtgcccgttTAAAGGCACCCTatgcccgttgcgctcctcgcgccatctcgctggtaacgaagaaacgcttataagcgcctgccgtctctgagtcctgccagcggtaaagggcgtgtatataacgctagccgttagctacctgaagcaTTTGCgctttgtggtgtagtggttagcgccacgcgctccGGAGCGAGAGGCGCTGTGTCAACACCACTTCCCCCGCGGTCAGCGCATCACGCGCATTTCGATAGTATAGTTAGCTGATCATCCTAGAGCTGCAAAAAGTAGTGCCATCTTCCCCCTTCCTGAAGAACCGCTTATCGATAAGCGGTTCTGCAGGAAGGGGGAAGATATATATGGCACTACTTTTTGCAGCTCTTGCGGGCCTTTCCTTTTAGGGATAAAGTTTTCCCTCCTCTCCGTGGCGGCCATCACTAGCGGAGGCGGCCTCTGTTTCTCGGTCAATGCATACGTGCGGTCTGCTCCGCGAATAGCTGACATCACCACTCTAGGCGTTTCTTGGCTAGGGTCGTGCAAGCGCGCACTCAGCTGGCATCCGAAAAAGCAGCGTCCAGAAAACACGTGCTTTCCCATCGGAACTGACGCCCAGCTGCGTCGTCGCAAACTCTGCGCGCGCTCCACTATGCCGCAGCAACGACCTGCAGCCGCAGCGTAAGGGAGGGGAATCCCCGCAGCAAAAGGGGAGTCCTTACCAAAAGGGGAAGTCACAATGTGCCGGGCTGGTGAAGAAGGTAGGAGTGgggaagtttgaacaaaatgcgagctaataacgttgccatttgaaagaatctctttcccatatttcatatatgggtccaggggcgtagccagaaatatttttcgggggggggggggggggggggggttcaaccatactttgtgtatgttcgtgcgtgcgtttgtccctagcaaaaattctgatAGAAAAACTGATAGGCTATCAGTTTATTGACAGGTGTATCAGTCTATAGTTGTATCAGTCTATAAGTGTATCAGTCTATAGGTGGATCAGTCTATAGGTGTACCAGTGTGTAGGTGTATCAGTCTATGGGTGCACCCAGTCTATAGGTGTATCAGTCTATGGGTGCACCAGTCTATAGGTGTATCAGTCTATGGGTGTACCAGTCTAGTACCATTCTACTGCATATAAGCCCACAAGTGAATCGGTGCTTAGCCGACTGGCAGGTGGGCCACTGCATTAGAGCAAGCAGGACACAGATGAACACAGAAATCAAACAAAATCTTTTATTTGATGTTCCATTGACTTCTTAATCTTTTGATTTCATCAAATCGTTAATTTTGTTTGCGAGACGCCTTATTTAGTATCTTCTTCTTTGCTCGACCTCTCCAATTGGAAAATGCTTTTCAAAAAATGGTTGAAGAAATCTGCATGatcaaaaacaaagcaaattatGGGCACTTGTTAGGTGACAATTATATGCACTCGAAACAGAGGAGTTAATATGACAAGGAAATAAATACGAGTGctatcagtcttttttttttaattagtttgTTGATACTTGCATAAGTGTCCAGCTCCAGTAGACAAAAATACGAGGCTTGAAGCCTTAGTAAGTAGTTATATACAAGTTGGCAGTGGAATCTCGGCTGATCTTACTATTATGCACAAAAATGCAGGCAACTACTTTCATAAACTCCAGTCAGACTGGAAATTTTACCTACCAGAAAGCACAGCGTATTTTTCTTTATCCAAGGGAGGTTTTGCCTCTCCCTTTGTCCGGTTAGAGGCTGTTCCAATTACACTCCGCCCAACCAAGCCTGCCGTTGAATAAATGGCAACGGCCGCCTCACGAACAAAGCGGGTTTCGCTTTTTGTGCTCATGAGGCGGCTGTACAGGCCCTCAGGAATGGTGATTCCTTTGCCCAGATGCACCTATAAAACAAGTTAAagatgatgtgcacacaacaatATGTCAATGCACATTTTCTCATTTCAGCAAAGCGTTATACCTTTAAGACAAAGCACACTAGAGTTTTACAATACCTCTCCGTCAGTGGTCACGTAATCGGCCTCCCTCGCACTTGTGTGGGCCACTTCAGGGCTGCCCGGGGTCGCTGTGGTGGTGCGCAGTGGCTGCACGGTAGCggtgcgcggcggctgcatggtgGTGGTGCGTGGCAGCACATGGCGATGGCAAAGGCGCAACTTGTTGTTCTGGCTTGCGGCTGCAGCCCTCGCACAGAACGAGgtttttttctgcaataaaaaagtGTATGCAGAAACGTATGCAGCAAAAGAAAGTTAATCGCACCCTTAATTGTCACAGTAGCTTCTTAGGTCTCAGACTGAAGAGAGACCAGGGTGTGCAAGGCCAAATAACATAAAATAGAGCATGCAGTTGAGATATATGCCATGAAAGTACAATAATAGGTTGGGTGTCACATttcaaaaccatgatgtgatacgggggacgccgcagtggagggctcaagaaattttgaccatctggtgttctttaatatgAGCACCATGCTGTGACAGCATGGAGAAGCATACTTACAAGTGATTAGAAAAACATGCCCGCATCACTTCTACGTATGATATATgagcttgcattgcattctgcttTCAGCAAAATTGTACGTTATAAGAAAAGTGCAACTTACTGATGTATACAACACTAGCAGCAGTGCATGACAATAGTTTATAAGGAAATAATAATCAAACCTGTTTTGAAAATTTTGCTGCATAGGGCCTTTTCGAGCATTCTTATTCGGTCCAAGAGTTTTGAATTTTCGGCCTTCAGCATATTCACTTCTTCTTTGAGAAgttctttctcggtcttttttCCGCCCTCAGCATCACCAAACAGGAGGTCTCGCTGCTTCTTCTTAAAATGGCTGCTCACATCCTTCATTTTCTGTTTAACAGCAGCTTGACGCTGCGTTTCCAGCAAGTGCATAGACAATTAACCCAACATTATAATTTCACAGCTTATAGCTTGTTCGCAACTAAAAACAGGGCGTATTTGCGTCTtgaaggaaatttcaacagcgcgggaataaacacgaatgcacgaagaGAGAGAGCTGACGATGActcggacaagcgcttgtctgtgtcaGCTCTCCCATCCGCGCTAGCAAAAATAATTCTGAACCAGTGACTTGTACAGAAAAAATGACTATAGGCTGCGCTCATACAAAGATATAAGGATAAAATAAATTGCTATTCGGCATATTGCAACTTTACCCCCACCTGCAATAGCAAATACGACCGCACCGACGTCCGTGCGGTAGTGGAGCAGCGATGTTCTGATATATCTCCAATGGGGGGTACAGGTGCTCccaaagtaaaacggagcacagCGAGCTGTGGCCAAAAGTGGCGAAACTGCATgtcagcgcgctctatcagaaggTGCGCTGCAGAGAGCGAGAGTGCGTTGGCATAACCGGCTGTCCCATCCCGATATTTtgatgctcgccttatcgccgaatcgagcgaagccgcgctgctaccatcactgctcgtcagggGTGAATGTGGTGACATACTCGGTGACGCAGATAGCGCATGCCTCCGAAGATTCCGTCACGACGCGGGCAAAGAAATGCATAAAGTGTTGGAAGCGTCCCCTGACGAGCAGTGATTGTAGCAACGCCGCTTCGCTCGAGCCGGCGATAAGACGAAcatcagaatatcgggatggtcagccggatatgccgacgcactctcggtATCTGCAGCGCAccttctgatagagcgcgctggcatgccgTTTCGCCGCGTTTGgacacagctcgcgtgctccgttttactttggGAGCACCTGTACATCAGAGCAATGCCTCGTAGGAGGCATTGATCAAAGCATCGCTGCACCATGTGTGATACGGCACCACGTGCAGATCAAAATTGGCTGTCGGTAATAATTAGGCCGAAAAGTAGCACATCAGCTGCAATGTGAGCGATTGCAACTGACTGCACTTACTTCTTCAAACGATCCATCCACTTCATttgattggttggttgatcctagaggaatggcacaacccaccacgggggatcggccacgaatcgtgcggcagtaggatgtgtgagtgaaaaaaaaagggggggggagaaaaCTGCAGCTATAGGAGGAGTCGCTGCCAGGTCTTTGCGGAATGGAAGTTCGTTTTTCGGTAGCCTTCCCTGCATCGTCCTCGGTAGCTAAAAAAACATGACGAGTGGATAATTCAGAATGACTGCTTCCTcatctttgtttttgtatttggAAAACAAAGAGGCGGTCATGCACTTACCGTAAGGCCTAATCACTTGAGCGTGGTAGTGGTCGCAGTGTGTTTCATCTTTCCAGAAGACTTTGTACCATTTGCGAGGATTAAAATCGCTCGTATCGTT
Above is a window of Rhipicephalus sanguineus isolate Rsan-2018 chromosome 3, BIME_Rsan_1.4, whole genome shotgun sequence DNA encoding:
- the LOC119386982 gene encoding uncharacterized protein LOC119386982; this encodes MFAYVRFRDDNEKRIVPVAACKHLKPNDTSDFNPRKWYKVFWKDETHCDHYHAQVIRPYATEDDAGKATEKRTSIPQRPGSDSSYSCSFLPPPFFFTHTSYCRTIRGRSPVVGCAIPLGSTNQSNEVDGSFEEKKTSFCARAAAASQNNKLRLCHRHVLPRTTTMQPPRTATVQPLRTTTATPGSPEVAHTSAREADYVTTDGEVHLGKGITIPEGLYSRLMSTKSETRFVREAAVAIYSTAGLVGRSVIGTASNRTKGEAKPPLDKEKYAVLSDFFNHFLKSIFQLERSSKEEDTK